The following proteins come from a genomic window of Gemmatimonadaceae bacterium:
- a CDS encoding serine hydrolase domain-containing protein → MTLCVGGAAAAPAVAQDAGRLPAQVDSIATAVLAATGVPSASVAIVRHGAIAYVHAYGKAKLDRETPADTTMRYAIGSISKQFTAAAILLLTQQHKVSLDDPVSRFVPGLSRGNEVTVRELLSHTSGYQDFWPQDYVPPSMEKPTTPQQIIDRWAKQPLDFEPGTKWQYSNTNFIIAGLIVQKASGTPFTKFIHTRILDPLGLTTAVDFDALGPSAAQPIGYMRYGLGPLRPSTPTGPGWMFGAGELAMTPTDLAKWDISMIKQSLLSPASYKAMETTVLLKNGVSSGYGLGVEVGQVGGHRMISHSGEVSGFTAENMVFPDDSAAIVVLTNQDAAPASGAIAQQVSRVLFTTEDAMTAERTARARSIFEGLQKGTVDRSVFTPDANAYFSAAALQDFATGLAPLGAPTGFVQIGQTNRGGMIERVYRVTVQGRVLRVWTYEMPNGQLEQYQVAPAS, encoded by the coding sequence GTGACGCTCTGTGTCGGCGGCGCGGCGGCTGCGCCCGCCGTCGCGCAGGACGCCGGCCGACTGCCCGCCCAGGTCGACTCGATCGCCACCGCCGTGCTCGCCGCGACCGGCGTCCCGAGCGCATCCGTGGCTATCGTTAGGCACGGCGCCATCGCGTACGTGCACGCTTACGGCAAGGCGAAGCTGGACCGAGAGACGCCGGCCGATACCACGATGCGGTACGCCATCGGGTCCATCAGCAAGCAATTCACCGCCGCCGCGATCCTGTTGTTGACGCAGCAGCACAAGGTGTCGCTCGACGACCCGGTATCGCGGTTCGTGCCAGGCTTGTCTCGCGGCAACGAGGTCACGGTGCGGGAGCTGCTCTCGCACACGTCCGGGTATCAGGATTTCTGGCCGCAGGACTACGTGCCGCCCAGCATGGAGAAGCCCACCACGCCCCAGCAGATCATCGACCGGTGGGCCAAGCAGCCGCTCGACTTCGAGCCGGGCACCAAGTGGCAGTACAGCAACACGAACTTCATCATCGCGGGTCTCATCGTCCAGAAGGCGAGCGGCACGCCGTTCACGAAATTCATCCATACGCGCATTCTCGACCCGCTCGGCCTCACGACCGCGGTGGATTTCGATGCGCTCGGCCCGTCGGCGGCGCAGCCCATCGGATACATGCGCTACGGCCTCGGGCCGTTGCGGCCCTCGACGCCCACGGGTCCGGGCTGGATGTTCGGCGCCGGCGAGCTGGCCATGACGCCGACCGACCTCGCGAAGTGGGACATCTCGATGATCAAGCAGTCGCTGTTGTCCCCGGCCTCGTACAAGGCCATGGAAACGACGGTGCTGCTCAAGAACGGCGTCAGCTCCGGTTATGGGTTAGGCGTGGAGGTGGGACAGGTGGGCGGCCACCGCATGATCTCGCACTCCGGCGAAGTCTCGGGCTTCACGGCGGAGAACATGGTGTTCCCCGACGACAGCGCCGCGATCGTGGTGCTGACCAACCAGGATGCCGCCCCCGCGTCCGGCGCCATCGCGCAGCAGGTCTCGCGCGTGCTGTTCACCACCGAGGATGCGATGACGGCCGAGCGGACGGCGCGCGCCCGGAGCATCTTCGAGGGACTGCAGAAGGGCACGGTGGACCGCTCGGTGTTCACGCCCGATGCGAACGCGTACTTCAGCGCCGCGGCGCTGCAGGATTTCGCGACGGGCCTCGCTCCCTTAGGCGCGCCGACGGGCTTCGTGCAGATCGGGCAGACGAACCGCGGCGGCATGATCGAGCGCGTGTATCGCGTCACGGTCCAGGGACGCGTGCTGCGCGTCTGGACGTACGAGATGCCTAACGGCCAGCTCGAGCAGTACCAGGTGGCCCCGGCGAGCTAG